One part of the Nostoc sp. PCC 7120 = FACHB-418 genome encodes these proteins:
- a CDS encoding polysaccharide deacetylase family protein translates to MTNNHLKTEKSLGVMAIATFLVTCSITVGTLLAFHRNQSVIVTQDLPVPRNQVESPVKPQSPPPPKLDKLTFTVPIQYQGKTVYKVQTNSNEKVIALTFDDGPWQKTTPEILEILKQNQIKATFFWVGQAIQANPDIAKRVVAEGHAIGNHTWHHWYRRMNEATAKSEIERTSDLIYKTTGVKTHLFRPPGGVLNNGLVAYAKSQKNAVVMWSLTSADTDPRAKPEVFVKNVVKGAKPGYIVLMHDGGGDRQRTVKALPQIISGLKQQGYKFVTVPELLEMKP, encoded by the coding sequence ATGACCAACAACCACCTGAAAACAGAAAAATCTCTTGGCGTGATGGCGATCGCCACTTTTTTGGTAACTTGTTCTATTACAGTGGGTACTCTTTTGGCCTTCCACAGGAACCAATCTGTAATAGTCACCCAAGATTTACCAGTTCCCCGCAACCAAGTCGAATCGCCAGTTAAACCCCAATCGCCGCCACCACCTAAATTAGACAAGCTGACCTTTACTGTACCGATTCAATATCAAGGGAAAACAGTTTATAAGGTACAAACTAATAGTAACGAGAAAGTCATCGCTCTCACCTTTGATGATGGGCCTTGGCAAAAAACCACGCCAGAAATTTTGGAGATTCTCAAGCAAAATCAAATTAAAGCGACATTCTTTTGGGTAGGACAAGCTATACAAGCAAATCCGGACATAGCTAAACGAGTTGTAGCTGAAGGTCACGCTATTGGTAATCATACTTGGCATCATTGGTATAGACGCATGAATGAAGCCACAGCCAAGAGTGAAATTGAACGCACATCTGACCTAATTTACAAAACTACCGGGGTGAAAACTCATTTATTCCGTCCCCCTGGAGGAGTTTTAAACAATGGATTAGTCGCTTATGCTAAAAGCCAGAAAAACGCTGTAGTCATGTGGTCTTTGACTTCAGCCGACACTGACCCCCGTGCTAAACCTGAAGTATTTGTGAAAAACGTTGTTAAAGGTGCAAAACCTGGTTATATAGTTTTGATGCACGATGGTGGAGGCGATCGTCAAAGAACAGTAAAAGCCCTACCACAGATTATTAGTGGACTGAAACAGCAAGGGTATAAATTTGTGACAGTTCCCGAATTATTAGAAATGAAGCCGTAG
- a CDS encoding YraN family protein, whose translation MSHLNIANLGEDFVAQWLQSTGWIILHRQFSCRWGEIDIIAQHTRNNQESILAFVEVKTRSPGNWDDGGRGAITLKKQAKIERTAKIFLAKYPDKAEYICRFDVAIVAYQGISQQDHAAIGEYKFQLQEYIPAAFDCLIY comes from the coding sequence ATGTCACATTTAAATATTGCCAACTTAGGCGAAGACTTTGTAGCCCAATGGTTACAATCTACGGGTTGGATAATTTTACATCGTCAATTTTCCTGCCGTTGGGGCGAAATTGATATCATTGCCCAACACACTAGAAATAATCAAGAATCTATACTAGCATTTGTCGAAGTTAAAACTCGTAGTCCAGGTAATTGGGATGATGGAGGACGAGGTGCAATTACGCTGAAAAAGCAAGCAAAAATTGAGCGGACGGCAAAAATATTTTTAGCCAAATATCCTGATAAAGCTGAGTATATCTGTCGCTTCGATGTGGCGATTGTTGCTTATCAGGGAATTTCCCAGCAGGATCATGCTGCAATAGGAGAATATAAATTTCAGTTACAAGAATATATTCCGGCGGCTTTTGACTGTCTAATTTATTAA
- the nrtS gene encoding nitrate/nitrite transporter NrtS, translating to MGKKISFLKGYFASLIEPKFVPTALKVAVVVGSILFIINHGSALLQGNMGRDRWVSALLTYVVPYFVNIHGQYISIRRHKSL from the coding sequence ATGGGAAAGAAGATTAGTTTTTTGAAGGGATATTTTGCCAGCCTGATTGAGCCGAAGTTCGTACCGACTGCGTTGAAGGTTGCGGTTGTTGTTGGCTCTATTTTATTTATTATCAATCATGGTAGCGCTTTATTGCAAGGAAATATGGGGCGCGATCGCTGGGTTTCGGCACTGCTTACTTATGTAGTACCATACTTTGTGAATATTCATGGCCAATATATTAGTATTCGTCGCCATAAATCACTGTAA
- a CDS encoding PAS domain-containing hybrid sensor histidine kinase/response regulator, which yields MLEFNHLRLHNMHGSLVAKIASAIATLVSSSILIGWLLDIQLLKTFFWSSSAIMKPNTALCFTLCGISAWLLVTKPLGEPHFSQRHKPYKKLSRAFSVSTTIIAGLKICEYLFGWELGIDKLLLGDVLTTINTPYPGRMGLNTAINFLLIGIALELLIYPRNHRSYWYAQMLVLFTTVISLQVVVSYAYKVKFSYTINPNITSMSLQTALLFIVLCIGILSGRAEKGLMKIVFSDSYGGLIARRLLVAAIAVPLFLGWLILEGQRAGRYGPAFAVSVFAVILIVIFAIIIWQNAVVIELLSQQRDRAQETLKAYEEKLASLVDANIIGIIFSDIYGGIQQANEAFLMMVGYSQEDLLTGRLNWKNITPPEYIYLDEQGIAEAQVNPKGACTPYEKEYIHQDGSRIPVLIGYVLLGEKREESVAFILDLSERQQAQQKILQLNKDLQRRVVELQTLLDVIPIGIGIAEDPECQHIKINPAFAKQLQLSTDVNASLSAPPDQRPTTFKVFHEGRELLPAELPMQYSAAHGAEVLDYEVDIVHDNGEIIKLLEYVAPLFDEDGNTRGCIGAFVDITERKQAEELLRNEQKWLEDVLNLMPRPLLFIEPETARVTFANRAADELAGGEFPRGVAAEEYHTVYHFTDINGNPVPNEQMPGVRVARGERLEGLELDWHTNDEVLSLLIFADTLPAMHGYPATCVVVFQNITQIKQAEKALSLGYQRLKLLFSTANDLLSSQEPVALIDSCFQKLAQQIGLDVYLNYLVEDNPQSMRLASYRGICPELAQEIEFLRFGEAVCGTTAQERHSIALENVQQSTDPKTQLIRSVGINAYYSYPLIAQGRLLGTLSFGSRSRANFTDNQKGMMQAVCDQIAIAMERVELINSLQRQTEQLTEANRMKDEFLAILSHELRSPLNAILGWAQLLQARRLSEAQTAKGLETIERNAKAQTQLIEDLLDISRMIRGKLRLNVRTCNLIPIIETAIENINLAAQAKEIDLTFFLENPATENLPFQVSGDSERLQQVIWNLLTNAIKFTPSGGKVEVRLTKNPGCEQNELITNNYAQIQVIDTGIGINSSFLPYVFDRFRQADSSITRSHGGLGLGLAIVRHLVELHGGTVHVHSPGEEQGSTFTVKLPLLSENKATSIEPISPRGENLTPLPLCPSLLGVRVLVVDDESDSRDFISTVLEQCQAQVRAVATAKEALQIISQWKPDVLVSDIGMPEEDGYSLIRKLRSLPPEQGGNIPATALTAYARAEDRTRAIQEGFQLHLPKPIEPTELATVVASLIKRGQ from the coding sequence ATGTTAGAATTCAACCACTTGCGACTGCACAATATGCACGGTTCACTAGTGGCAAAAATTGCGAGTGCGATCGCCACGTTGGTTAGTAGTTCCATATTAATTGGCTGGCTACTTGACATACAACTACTCAAAACATTTTTTTGGAGTAGTTCAGCAATAATGAAACCGAATACAGCATTATGCTTTACACTCTGCGGTATTTCTGCATGGCTTTTAGTAACGAAACCGTTGGGGGAACCACATTTTAGCCAGAGACACAAGCCCTACAAAAAACTGTCTAGAGCTTTTAGTGTCTCCACTACCATTATTGCTGGGCTGAAAATTTGCGAATATTTGTTTGGCTGGGAATTGGGAATTGACAAACTGCTTTTGGGTGATGTGCTTACTACCATCAACACACCATATCCAGGGCGAATGGGGTTGAATACAGCAATTAATTTTCTCCTCATAGGCATAGCTTTAGAACTGCTGATTTATCCACGAAATCATCGCAGCTATTGGTATGCTCAGATGCTCGTTCTCTTTACCACCGTGATTTCCTTACAGGTGGTTGTCAGCTATGCCTATAAAGTGAAATTTTCTTACACAATTAACCCGAATATTACCTCGATGTCCTTACAGACAGCATTATTATTTATAGTGCTGTGTATTGGCATTTTGTCTGGACGAGCAGAAAAAGGGCTAATGAAAATAGTGTTTAGCGATAGCTATGGGGGTTTAATTGCACGCCGCTTATTAGTAGCAGCGATCGCTGTACCTTTGTTTTTGGGGTGGTTAATCCTCGAAGGACAAAGAGCCGGCAGATATGGCCCAGCTTTTGCTGTTTCAGTCTTTGCAGTTATATTAATTGTCATTTTTGCGATCATCATCTGGCAAAATGCAGTAGTCATCGAACTCCTGAGCCAACAACGCGATCGCGCTCAAGAAACCTTGAAAGCTTATGAGGAAAAACTGGCAAGCCTTGTCGATGCCAATATTATCGGGATTATTTTTTCAGACATTTACGGTGGTATCCAACAAGCCAACGAAGCATTTTTGATGATGGTTGGTTATTCTCAAGAAGACTTACTTACAGGCAGACTTAATTGGAAAAATATTACACCACCAGAATATATCTACTTAGATGAGCAAGGTATTGCGGAAGCTCAAGTCAACCCCAAAGGAGCTTGTACACCTTATGAAAAAGAATACATTCACCAAGATGGTAGCCGCATTCCCGTATTAATTGGTTATGTATTGCTAGGAGAAAAGCGCGAAGAATCAGTTGCCTTTATTTTAGACTTAAGCGAACGCCAACAAGCACAACAGAAAATACTCCAACTGAATAAAGATTTACAGCGTCGCGTCGTCGAATTACAAACTTTATTAGATGTGATACCTATTGGCATCGGTATAGCAGAAGATCCAGAATGCCAACATATTAAAATTAATCCAGCTTTTGCCAAGCAATTGCAACTTTCCACAGATGTAAATGCCTCCCTCAGCGCTCCCCCAGATCAAAGACCAACAACATTTAAAGTATTTCACGAAGGTAGAGAACTTTTACCAGCAGAACTACCCATGCAGTACTCTGCGGCTCATGGTGCAGAAGTATTAGATTATGAGGTTGATATAGTTCATGACAATGGCGAAATCATCAAATTGCTGGAGTACGTTGCGCCACTGTTTGATGAAGATGGGAACACCAGAGGCTGTATTGGTGCATTTGTAGACATTACAGAACGCAAGCAAGCAGAGGAATTGCTGCGAAATGAGCAAAAATGGCTAGAAGATGTATTGAATCTGATGCCCAGACCATTACTGTTTATTGAGCCAGAAACAGCACGGGTCACCTTTGCCAATCGGGCAGCCGATGAATTAGCTGGTGGTGAATTTCCCAGGGGAGTAGCAGCCGAAGAGTATCACACTGTTTATCATTTCACAGATATCAATGGTAATCCCGTACCCAATGAGCAAATGCCTGGGGTAAGAGTTGCCAGAGGAGAACGTCTAGAAGGATTAGAGTTAGACTGGCATACCAACGATGAAGTTCTATCTTTACTCATATTTGCCGATACCTTACCAGCCATGCACGGTTATCCGGCAACCTGTGTAGTAGTATTTCAAAATATAACTCAGATCAAGCAGGCAGAAAAAGCTCTGTCCTTGGGTTATCAACGGCTAAAACTACTATTTAGTACAGCTAATGACCTGTTATCAAGTCAGGAACCAGTAGCGCTGATTGATAGTTGCTTCCAGAAACTGGCACAGCAAATTGGACTGGATGTTTATTTAAACTACCTGGTAGAAGACAATCCTCAATCTATGCGTTTAGCTTCTTATCGAGGCATTTGTCCGGAACTAGCGCAAGAAATCGAGTTTTTAAGGTTTGGGGAAGCTGTCTGTGGTACAACTGCTCAGGAACGTCATTCCATCGCTTTAGAGAACGTCCAGCAGTCAACCGACCCTAAAACACAGCTAATTCGCTCTGTGGGGATTAACGCTTATTACAGTTATCCATTGATTGCTCAAGGCAGACTTTTGGGGACACTCTCCTTTGGCAGTCGTAGCCGTGCCAACTTCACCGACAATCAAAAAGGGATGATGCAGGCGGTTTGTGACCAAATTGCGATCGCTATGGAACGGGTAGAATTGATTAATTCTTTGCAACGGCAGACAGAACAATTAACAGAAGCCAATCGCATGAAAGATGAGTTTTTGGCTATCTTATCCCATGAATTGCGATCGCCTCTCAACGCCATTCTCGGCTGGGCGCAGTTATTACAAGCTCGTAGGCTGAGTGAAGCGCAAACCGCCAAAGGCTTAGAAACCATCGAGCGCAACGCCAAAGCTCAAACCCAACTCATTGAAGACTTACTAGATATTTCGCGGATGATTAGAGGCAAGTTACGTCTCAACGTCCGTACTTGTAACCTGATTCCCATCATTGAAACAGCCATCGAGAATATTAACCTCGCAGCCCAAGCGAAAGAAATCGACTTAACATTCTTCTTAGAAAATCCAGCTACAGAAAATTTACCATTTCAGGTTTCCGGCGATTCAGAACGCTTGCAGCAGGTTATCTGGAACTTACTCACAAATGCCATTAAATTCACACCTTCCGGCGGCAAAGTAGAAGTTAGACTCACCAAAAATCCTGGTTGCGAACAAAACGAACTCATCACCAATAACTATGCACAAATCCAAGTCATCGATACAGGGATAGGTATTAACTCCAGCTTTCTACCTTACGTATTTGACCGCTTTCGCCAAGCTGATAGTTCCATCACCAGATCCCACGGTGGTTTAGGATTAGGTTTAGCGATCGTCCGCCATCTAGTGGAGTTACATGGCGGTACAGTTCATGTACATAGTCCCGGTGAAGAACAAGGTTCTACATTTACAGTCAAATTACCTCTCCTATCGGAAAATAAAGCAACTAGCATTGAGCCAATTAGCCCAAGAGGAGAAAATCTCACCCCCTTGCCTTTATGTCCTTCACTATTGGGGGTGCGGGTGTTAGTGGTAGATGACGAGTCAGATTCTCGTGATTTCATCAGCACAGTATTAGAACAATGTCAAGCTCAAGTGAGAGCAGTGGCAACAGCAAAAGAGGCATTACAGATAATTTCCCAATGGAAGCCGGATGTTTTGGTAAGTGATATCGGAATGCCAGAAGAAGACGGCTACTCCCTAATTCGCAAACTACGCTCCTTACCACCAGAACAAGGAGGAAACATTCCCGCCACCGCCTTAACAGCCTACGCCAGAGCCGAGGACAGAACAAGAGCCATTCAAGAAGGATTTCAACTACATTTACCAAAACCCATTGAACCCACAGAATTGGCTACAGTCGTCGCCAGTTTAATTAAGCGTGGTCAGTAG
- a CDS encoding potassium channel family protein yields MNLSSLGFFRSLRKDNNQFAVIGLGRFGRSVCSTLHKLGYQVLATDIDEKRVSAALTEEIVGHALQLDSTETAALKEAGILEFDTVIVAIGNYVQESVITTLNVKEAGVPHVVAKASSEVHYKLLKRVGADHVVFPEYEAGCALARTLTKPSILDRFDLDPDNSIVELIVPDEFHGRTIAELQLRNRYGLNLLAVSQDGKFQINPNPGKRLERGTAMVVIGCDRDINRLPI; encoded by the coding sequence GTGAATCTGTCATCGCTAGGTTTTTTTCGCAGTTTACGCAAAGATAATAACCAATTTGCTGTAATTGGCTTGGGTCGTTTTGGTCGTTCTGTCTGTTCAACACTGCATAAGTTAGGCTATCAAGTGCTAGCAACAGATATAGATGAAAAACGAGTATCAGCAGCGTTGACGGAAGAAATAGTTGGTCATGCTTTACAACTAGATTCAACCGAAACAGCCGCGCTTAAGGAAGCGGGTATTCTGGAATTTGATACAGTAATAGTGGCGATTGGTAACTATGTTCAAGAAAGTGTGATCACCACTTTAAATGTCAAGGAAGCTGGAGTACCTCATGTAGTTGCTAAAGCTTCTAGTGAAGTCCATTACAAGCTATTAAAGCGGGTTGGTGCAGATCATGTTGTTTTTCCTGAATATGAGGCGGGTTGTGCGTTAGCACGTACACTAACGAAGCCATCAATTCTTGATAGATTCGACCTCGATCCTGATAACAGTATTGTAGAGTTAATTGTGCCAGATGAATTTCACGGGAGAACTATTGCAGAATTGCAGTTACGCAACCGTTATGGGTTGAATTTGTTAGCCGTGAGTCAAGATGGTAAATTTCAAATTAACCCTAACCCCGGTAAACGTTTAGAACGTGGTACGGCAATGGTGGTTATAGGTTGTGATAGGGATATTAATCGCTTGCCAATTTAA
- a CDS encoding methyltransferase domain-containing protein, with product MSATLYQQIQQFYDASSGLWEEIWGEHMHHGYYGADGTEQKNRRQAQIDLIEELLTWAGVQTAENILDVGCGIGGSSLYLAGKLNAKATGITLSPVQAARATERAKEAGLSGRSQFLVANAQAMPFDDNSFDLVWSLESGEHMPDKTKFLQECYRVLKPGGKLIMVTWCHRPTDKTPLTADEKKHLEDIYRVYCLPYVISLPEYEAIARQLPLNNIRTADWSQSVAQFWNIVIDSAFTPQAIFGLLRAGWTTIQGALSLGLMRRGYERGLIRFGLLCGDK from the coding sequence ATGAGTGCAACACTTTACCAACAAATTCAGCAATTTTACGATGCTTCCTCTGGGCTGTGGGAAGAGATTTGGGGCGAACATATGCACCACGGCTATTATGGTGCAGACGGTACTGAACAAAAAAACCGCCGTCAGGCGCAAATTGATTTAATTGAAGAATTACTCACTTGGGCAGGAGTACAAACAGCAGAAAATATACTAGATGTGGGTTGTGGTATTGGTGGTAGTTCTCTGTATTTGGCAGGAAAGTTGAATGCTAAAGCTACAGGAATTACCCTGAGTCCAGTGCAAGCCGCTAGAGCCACAGAAAGAGCCAAGGAAGCTGGTTTAAGTGGTAGAAGTCAGTTTTTAGTGGCAAATGCCCAAGCAATGCCTTTTGATGATAATTCTTTTGACTTGGTGTGGTCGCTAGAAAGTGGCGAACATATGCCAGATAAAACCAAGTTTTTGCAAGAGTGTTATCGAGTCTTGAAACCGGGCGGTAAGTTAATCATGGTGACATGGTGTCATCGTCCCACTGATAAAACACCACTGACGGCTGATGAAAAAAAACACCTAGAAGATATTTATCGGGTGTATTGTTTGCCTTATGTAATTTCGTTGCCGGAGTATGAAGCGATCGCACGTCAACTACCATTAAATAATATCCGCACCGCCGACTGGTCGCAATCCGTCGCCCAATTTTGGAACATAGTCATCGATTCCGCCTTTACCCCCCAAGCAATATTCGGCTTACTCCGCGCAGGTTGGACTACCATCCAAGGAGCCTTATCACTAGGCTTAATGCGTCGCGGCTATGAGCGCGGGTTAATTCGGTTTGGGTTGCTTTGTGGGGATAAGTGA
- a CDS encoding tetratricopeptide repeat protein, with protein MYKQQQIKQWFCGLSSITCQHISDWQKPHLGVLCAASAFLVLAAPVVNLPGSKLLAQTPISRDLETASFYQQGVTRYNRSDWQGAENAFRQALQREPNLAMARAYLGNIYLMQNRLDVAVQEYGEAIRLNPNLGETYYNLGLALQQQGKKEGAITAYRQALVIDPRRVEAYYNLGLVLYEQGLLQEAIAAYQDAVNLEPSKINAHHNLAIALQQTGKMEEAIVAYREVLKLDPKNAAAYSSLGSLMAMQGRPEEAIAAYTQAVRQDPKNALAYYNLGITLYNQGELQKASNAFKRAQEEYSQQGNLEQTEKTEQLMQQVAQKIEEQKLQQRQASTPKPTDNSTNNLLEKLTQLTAPKEQPANSGAVPVSDEQKQFPPIFPNTNSR; from the coding sequence ATGTATAAACAACAGCAAATTAAACAGTGGTTTTGCGGTTTATCGTCAATCACCTGTCAGCATATTTCAGATTGGCAAAAGCCGCATTTGGGTGTTCTCTGTGCTGCATCAGCTTTTTTGGTGTTGGCTGCACCGGTTGTGAATTTACCAGGAAGCAAGTTGTTGGCACAAACTCCCATCTCGCGGGATTTGGAAACAGCTAGCTTTTATCAACAGGGGGTTACACGCTACAACCGCAGTGACTGGCAAGGTGCAGAAAACGCTTTTCGCCAAGCGTTGCAGCGAGAACCCAATTTAGCAATGGCTAGAGCTTATCTAGGAAATATTTACCTGATGCAAAACCGTCTAGATGTGGCGGTTCAGGAATATGGAGAAGCAATTAGACTTAACCCAAATTTGGGAGAAACATATTACAACCTGGGTTTAGCATTGCAACAACAAGGAAAAAAAGAGGGTGCTATTACAGCTTATCGCCAAGCTTTAGTGATAGATCCCAGAAGGGTGGAGGCTTATTATAACTTGGGTTTGGTATTATACGAACAAGGATTATTGCAGGAGGCGATCGCCGCTTACCAAGATGCAGTTAATCTCGAACCCAGTAAAATCAACGCTCATCATAATTTAGCGATCGCCCTGCAACAAACAGGTAAAATGGAGGAGGCGATCGTTGCCTATAGAGAAGTTTTGAAGTTAGATCCCAAAAATGCGGCAGCTTACAGTAGTTTAGGCAGCCTGATGGCGATGCAAGGACGACCAGAGGAAGCCATAGCCGCTTATACCCAAGCTGTTCGCCAAGACCCCAAAAACGCCTTAGCTTACTATAACTTGGGAATAACTTTATATAACCAGGGCGAGCTGCAAAAAGCTAGTAACGCCTTCAAACGCGCTCAGGAAGAATACAGCCAACAAGGGAACCTGGAGCAAACAGAGAAGACTGAGCAGTTAATGCAGCAAGTTGCTCAGAAAATCGAGGAGCAGAAGCTGCAACAAAGACAAGCATCCACACCCAAGCCGACAGACAACTCTACAAATAACCTCTTAGAAAAACTAACTCAACTAACAGCACCAAAAGAACAACCAGCTAATTCTGGTGCAGTACCTGTCTCGGATGAACAAAAGCAGTTTCCACCAATATTCCCTAATACCAATTCTCGATAA
- the queA gene encoding tRNA preQ1(34) S-adenosylmethionine ribosyltransferase-isomerase QueA produces the protein MKKQILQLNLEQTSSAAAEDTNLDCSLAGYDYVLPPERIAQNPAVPRDSSRLLVVNSQTTGKETPPLHQIFRDLPDILRPGDLLIMNNTKVIPARLYGRKSSGAEVEILLLEERKFNCWLALVKPGKRFKKGTQIIFEGLGMRNLGIENSPQYSVASPHQLTATVLETDKATGGRLLQFDLPEGQSLVQLLDKFGEIPLPPYITTSQAADEQYQTVYAEEPGAIAAPTAGLHFTPELLQKLRDRNINQAFITLHVGVGTFRPVEVEDVATHQMHEEWIEVPAATVAQIKATKAAGGRIIAVGTTVVRALEGAAASGNLQEFCGKTNLFIYPGYKWQVVEGLITNFHLPRSSLLMLVSALIGRERLLNIYQEAIASQYRFYSFGDAMLILPEARGVEQ, from the coding sequence ATGAAGAAACAGATATTACAATTAAACCTTGAACAAACTTCTAGTGCAGCAGCAGAGGATACAAATTTAGATTGTTCATTGGCTGGGTATGATTACGTACTACCGCCAGAAAGAATTGCCCAAAATCCGGCAGTTCCCAGAGACAGTTCTCGTCTACTAGTCGTCAATTCTCAAACAACAGGTAAAGAAACACCACCTCTACATCAAATTTTTCGTGATTTACCGGATATTTTGCGTCCTGGTGACTTATTAATCATGAATAATACGAAGGTCATCCCCGCAAGATTATACGGGCGTAAAAGCTCTGGTGCGGAAGTGGAAATTTTATTGCTAGAAGAGCGCAAGTTTAACTGTTGGTTGGCTTTAGTTAAACCAGGAAAACGCTTTAAAAAAGGCACACAGATTATTTTTGAAGGACTAGGTATGAGGAATTTGGGAATAGAAAATAGTCCCCAATACTCAGTCGCCAGTCCCCACCAGCTAACCGCTACTGTCTTAGAAACCGACAAAGCCACAGGAGGGCGTTTATTACAGTTTGATTTACCAGAGGGGCAATCTTTGGTGCAACTTTTAGATAAATTCGGGGAAATACCCCTACCACCCTATATCACTACATCTCAAGCGGCAGATGAACAGTATCAAACTGTGTATGCCGAGGAACCAGGAGCGATCGCAGCGCCTACGGCTGGGTTACACTTTACTCCAGAGTTATTACAAAAATTACGCGATCGCAATATCAATCAAGCTTTTATTACCCTCCACGTTGGTGTGGGAACCTTTCGCCCTGTGGAAGTGGAAGATGTAGCCACTCATCAAATGCACGAGGAATGGATTGAAGTCCCCGCCGCCACAGTGGCACAAATCAAAGCCACCAAAGCAGCCGGCGGTCGAATTATTGCTGTAGGAACTACAGTAGTCCGTGCCTTAGAAGGAGCAGCCGCATCTGGCAATTTACAAGAATTTTGTGGAAAAACCAACTTATTTATCTATCCTGGCTATAAATGGCAGGTTGTCGAAGGTTTAATCACCAATTTTCACTTGCCACGCTCTAGTTTATTAATGCTAGTAAGTGCGCTAATTGGCAGAGAACGCTTGTTAAATATATACCAGGAAGCGATCGCCTCTCAATATCGTTTCTACTCTTTTGGTGATGCCATGTTGATTCTACCGGAAGCCAGAGGAGTCGAGCAATAG
- a CDS encoding TrkH family potassium uptake protein: protein MTVSRTVCLGFIAVIVVGTILLMMPFSTSNGNWNDPIVAIFTSTSAVCVTGLAVVDTGTYFSFWGQFFIALLAQIGGLGYMTTTTFLILLIGRKFDLRQKIAIQQALDRPGMSGSTQVIRSIIATTLIFEITGVFLLLPAFVPDYGWNQGLWLAIFHSVNAWNNAGFSLFKDNLISYQSSSLVVFTITGLIIFGGIGYQVILETYIWLRDRILKKKETLVFSLDFKVATSTTLILLFLGTIAFFCIEVRNPQTFGSLNLRDQFLVAWFQSVTPRTAGFNTIDIGKMTTAGLFITIALMFIGASPGGTGGGMKTTTLRVLTSCTKTILQGKEEVLLYERKIAVALILKAVGVLVGSIATVILATILISLTDPKLDFIQILFEVVSAFATVGLSTGITASVSPAAKLVLIITMYVGRVGVLLLMSAILGDPRPTRIHYPEENLLVG from the coding sequence ATGACCGTTTCGCGCACAGTTTGCTTGGGATTTATAGCTGTCATCGTAGTAGGAACTATCTTGTTGATGATGCCTTTCTCCACTAGCAATGGTAATTGGAATGACCCTATTGTGGCAATTTTCACATCAACTTCAGCAGTTTGTGTAACTGGTTTAGCAGTAGTTGATACTGGTACTTATTTTTCTTTTTGGGGACAGTTCTTTATTGCCCTATTAGCGCAAATTGGTGGTTTAGGCTATATGACAACTACCACCTTTTTGATTCTGCTGATTGGTCGCAAATTTGACCTCCGGCAAAAAATCGCTATTCAACAAGCTTTAGACCGCCCTGGTATGAGTGGTAGCACCCAAGTTATTCGTTCAATTATTGCCACAACCCTAATTTTTGAAATTACAGGTGTCTTTTTATTGTTACCAGCTTTTGTCCCTGATTATGGCTGGAATCAAGGACTATGGTTAGCCATATTTCATAGTGTTAATGCTTGGAATAACGCTGGTTTTAGTTTGTTTAAAGATAACCTTATTAGTTATCAATCTTCTTCTTTAGTCGTTTTCACAATCACAGGATTAATTATCTTTGGGGGAATTGGTTATCAGGTAATTTTAGAAACATATATTTGGTTGCGCGATCGCATCCTCAAAAAAAAGGAAACTTTGGTATTTTCATTAGACTTTAAAGTCGCTACTAGCACGACACTAATACTTTTATTTCTAGGCACAATCGCCTTCTTTTGCATAGAAGTAAGAAACCCACAAACCTTTGGTTCACTCAATTTAAGGGATCAATTTTTAGTAGCTTGGTTTCAATCAGTTACTCCCAGAACTGCTGGCTTTAACACCATTGACATTGGCAAAATGACAACGGCGGGTCTATTTATCACAATTGCCCTCATGTTTATTGGTGCAAGTCCTGGAGGTACTGGAGGAGGAATGAAAACCACCACACTGAGAGTTTTAACTAGCTGTACTAAAACAATTCTTCAGGGTAAAGAAGAAGTTTTATTATATGAACGTAAGATAGCAGTTGCTCTCATTTTAAAAGCAGTTGGTGTTTTAGTTGGTTCTATAGCAACCGTCATTTTAGCCACAATTCTCATATCTCTTACAGACCCAAAACTAGATTTTATTCAAATTCTATTTGAAGTAGTATCAGCCTTCGCTACCGTAGGTCTTTCAACTGGTATTACAGCTAGCGTCTCCCCAGCAGCAAAGCTAGTTTTAATTATCACTATGTATGTAGGTAGAGTAGGAGTTTTACTACTAATGTCTGCTATATTAGGAGATCCGCGACCGACAAGGATTCACTACCCTGAAGAAAACTTACTCGTAGGGTAA